A section of the Thermotoga caldifontis AZM44c09 genome encodes:
- the glnA gene encoding type I glutamate--ammonia ligase has translation MRVEDILKIVQEERIQFVRLQFSDINGNIKNVEIPSQELPRAFERGIMFDGSSIEGFVRIEESDMYLRPDPDTFAILPWTNDGIRSARLICDVYKPDGTPFEGDPRYRLKLVVEKARKMGFEPYAGPEMEFFVLPRDLKGFPVAEILDQGSYFDLLPLNQVESLRSEVAVALRTMGIEVEASHHEVAPSQHEVDFRYGEVLKTADNAQTVKLVLKTIAIKYNLHVTFMPKPFFGINGSGMHTHLSLFRNGENAFYDPNAPDGLSKTLYYFVGGLLKHAKQITAVTNPTVNSYKRLVPGYEAPVNIAWSKSNRSALIRVPAARGKSTRIEYRAPDPSCNAYLAFAVIVAAGLDGIEKKIEPPTPIEENIYAMSEERKAQSRIESLPGSLRDALDEMKESSLVREVLGEHIFKKFLELKRREWRDFSIAVTDWEIRRYLQV, from the coding sequence ATGCGAGTGGAGGACATTTTGAAGATCGTTCAGGAGGAACGCATCCAGTTCGTACGGTTGCAGTTCTCAGATATCAACGGGAACATCAAGAATGTGGAAATACCGTCTCAGGAACTGCCCAGAGCGTTTGAAAGGGGTATCATGTTCGACGGATCATCCATCGAAGGCTTCGTGAGAATCGAGGAATCGGATATGTACCTAAGGCCAGATCCAGACACCTTCGCTATCCTGCCCTGGACGAATGACGGTATCAGGAGTGCGCGGTTGATCTGTGATGTGTACAAGCCAGATGGTACACCTTTTGAGGGAGATCCCCGTTACAGATTGAAGCTAGTTGTGGAAAAGGCCAGAAAAATGGGTTTTGAACCTTACGCCGGTCCCGAGATGGAGTTCTTTGTGCTGCCCAGAGATCTCAAGGGATTTCCGGTGGCAGAAATTCTCGATCAGGGAAGTTACTTCGACCTACTACCACTCAATCAAGTCGAATCGCTGAGGAGTGAAGTGGCCGTCGCCTTGCGAACAATGGGTATAGAAGTGGAAGCATCACACCACGAGGTTGCACCTTCCCAGCACGAAGTAGATTTCCGCTACGGAGAGGTGTTGAAGACCGCAGACAACGCGCAAACCGTGAAGCTGGTTTTAAAAACGATCGCTATAAAGTACAACCTGCATGTGACGTTCATGCCAAAACCTTTCTTTGGAATCAACGGTTCCGGTATGCATACACACCTGAGTTTGTTCAGAAATGGCGAAAATGCGTTTTACGATCCAAACGCCCCGGACGGTCTATCAAAGACTCTGTACTACTTCGTAGGCGGGTTGCTCAAGCATGCCAAACAGATCACAGCAGTCACGAATCCAACAGTGAACAGTTACAAGAGGCTGGTGCCGGGTTACGAAGCACCAGTGAACATAGCGTGGTCGAAATCGAACAGGAGTGCGCTCATTAGGGTTCCAGCCGCAAGGGGTAAATCCACTAGGATCGAGTACAGGGCACCGGATCCGAGCTGTAACGCATATCTCGCGTTCGCAGTCATAGTTGCTGCTGGACTGGATGGTATAGAAAAGAAAATAGAACCTCCTACGCCGATTGAAGAAAACATCTATGCCATGAGTGAAGAGAGGAAAGCACAAAGTAGGATAGAATCTTTACCAGGATCGCTGAGAGACGCTCTGGATGAGATGAAAGAATCTTCCCTGGTCAGGGAGGTCCTGGGAGAGCACATATTCAAAAAGTTCTTGGAGCTCAAGAGGAGGGAGTGGAGAGACTTCAGCATCGCTGTGACAGACTGGGAGATCAGAAGGTACCTTCAGGTGTAA
- a CDS encoding ribonuclease HII — protein sequence MRKELFLFDDFYRSNFGTIIGVDEAGRGCIAGPVVAAAVILLEPLDVYDSKQLTPSQREALFEQIQKCARIGIGVATEEEIDTHNILNATRIAMNRALEKLDCPEAFVLVDGKSLKLLQQGACIVKGDRKSASIAAASIVAKVTRDRMMEKFHEQYPEYDFRVHKGYATKEHLEKLHRYGPTSFHRLTFRPVLELLNEELLTKLVRKDSDRFIAVLRKLHRLVSST from the coding sequence ATGAGGAAAGAACTGTTCCTTTTCGACGATTTCTACAGATCGAATTTTGGTACCATCATAGGCGTTGACGAAGCTGGAAGAGGTTGCATAGCGGGACCTGTTGTTGCCGCTGCGGTGATCCTTCTGGAACCCCTGGACGTGTACGATTCAAAACAGCTAACACCATCTCAAAGAGAGGCTCTTTTCGAGCAAATACAGAAATGTGCACGGATCGGTATCGGTGTTGCGACGGAGGAAGAAATAGACACACACAACATCCTGAACGCAACCAGAATTGCCATGAACCGCGCTCTCGAGAAACTAGATTGCCCAGAAGCCTTCGTCCTGGTGGATGGCAAATCTTTGAAGCTTTTACAGCAGGGGGCGTGCATCGTCAAGGGCGATAGAAAAAGTGCCTCTATCGCTGCCGCATCCATAGTTGCGAAAGTAACGCGAGATCGCATGATGGAAAAGTTTCATGAGCAGTATCCCGAATACGATTTTCGTGTGCACAAAGGTTACGCAACGAAAGAACACCTCGAAAAACTCCACCGGTATGGTCCCACAAGTTTTCACAGACTCACTTTCAGGCCTGTCCTGGAACTGCTGAACGAAGAATTACTCACAAAGCTCGTTCGAAAGGATTCAGACCGTTTCATCGCGGTTTTGCGAAAACTGCATCGACTTGTTTCCTCTACTTAG
- a CDS encoding response regulator: protein MANILVVDDERNVRNLIRKILEENGHTVTTIATGEEALVEVRRSKFDLLILDLKLPGMSGTELLKRMRQEGMELPTLIVSAITTAAPVVEAMKQGASDYLSKPFSAQDLLRKVGELLSAEQLSFERLARLIEEKLEQGKLVVAEKLARELFMIRPDAEANFIYATVMERLGNKELAYKHLKAALALDPEHRRALKEIAKYEES, encoded by the coding sequence ATGGCGAACATACTGGTGGTGGACGACGAGAGGAATGTGAGAAACCTCATCAGGAAAATTCTTGAAGAGAACGGGCACACTGTCACCACGATCGCCACGGGTGAGGAAGCGCTCGTGGAAGTGCGAAGATCGAAGTTCGATCTGCTCATCCTCGATTTAAAGCTACCTGGCATGTCTGGTACTGAACTACTGAAGCGAATGAGACAGGAAGGTATGGAGCTGCCGACACTCATAGTTTCCGCCATCACCACCGCAGCTCCCGTAGTCGAAGCGATGAAACAGGGCGCCAGCGATTATCTTTCGAAACCCTTCTCGGCGCAGGACCTTCTGAGAAAAGTCGGAGAACTTCTGAGTGCGGAACAGCTCAGCTTCGAAAGGCTCGCTCGTTTGATCGAAGAAAAGCTCGAACAGGGTAAACTCGTCGTGGCTGAAAAACTCGCGCGTGAACTGTTCATGATAAGACCCGATGCGGAAGCTAATTTCATTTACGCGACCGTGATGGAAAGACTGGGCAACAAGGAACTTGCCTACAAACACCTCAAGGCTGCGCTGGCGCTCGATCCAGAGCACAGGAGGGCGCTGAAGGAGATCGCGAAATATGAGGAAAGCTGA
- a CDS encoding D-alanine--D-alanine ligase family protein — MRVAVVYDLDNLDDERKRMIEAVCEALSRVHDVEKIPFADDFVERVRSFEAVFNLSTSHLQMHVPAILDVLKIPYTGSSALVHALCTDKVITKIVLQHHGIPTPKFAIFQPGEEPASIDFFPAIVKPTRQGSARGIDADSVVTDEQALRKAVKRVHALFREPALVEEFIDGREFSVGILANRVLPILEIDFSTLPEGVERFYSYRVKHFFGEQTRYVCPAEMDEDLKMKIERYAMKAFRALNLRNYARMDLRVRGNEPYFLEVNSLPMLTPNYSDIVKMAQAEGLSYEELILEIFNDAVKSAGK; from the coding sequence ATGAGAGTGGCTGTCGTTTATGATCTCGATAACCTTGACGATGAGCGAAAAAGAATGATAGAGGCTGTGTGTGAAGCTCTGTCAAGGGTGCACGATGTTGAGAAAATCCCCTTCGCTGATGATTTTGTCGAGCGCGTCAGGTCCTTCGAAGCGGTGTTCAACCTCTCCACATCGCACCTTCAAATGCACGTTCCAGCGATACTCGATGTTTTGAAGATACCATACACCGGATCTTCTGCCCTGGTGCACGCCCTCTGCACGGACAAGGTGATCACCAAGATCGTTCTACAACATCACGGCATACCCACACCAAAGTTTGCAATCTTTCAGCCAGGAGAGGAGCCGGCATCGATCGATTTCTTTCCTGCCATAGTCAAACCGACCAGGCAGGGTAGCGCGAGAGGAATCGATGCAGACTCTGTCGTTACAGACGAACAGGCACTCAGAAAGGCTGTGAAACGGGTGCATGCGCTCTTCAGGGAACCAGCCCTCGTGGAAGAGTTCATAGATGGTAGGGAATTCAGCGTGGGTATTCTCGCGAATCGTGTGTTACCGATACTGGAGATCGACTTTTCAACTCTACCAGAGGGCGTTGAACGGTTCTACTCTTACAGGGTTAAGCACTTCTTCGGCGAACAGACGCGGTACGTTTGCCCTGCAGAGATGGATGAGGATCTGAAAATGAAAATCGAACGGTACGCGATGAAAGCCTTCCGTGCCCTGAACCTCAGAAACTATGCCCGCATGGATCTGAGGGTCAGAGGAAACGAGCCTTATTTTCTCGAGGTGAATTCCCTTCCCATGTTGACGCCAAATTACTCGGACATAGTGAAGATGGCGCAGGCTGAAGGTTTGAGCTACGAAGAATTGATCCTCGAAATATTCAACGATGCCGTGAAATCAGCTGGCAAATGA